Part of the Deinococcus aestuarii genome, CAGCACCCGTAACAGGGGCAGCGTTGCTTCCCCGCCGGGGTCCCGCTGCACCAGCCGGAGGTTGTCGCGCAGGAACTGGACTTCCCGCCGCACGTCCTCGCCGAGCACCGCGCCGATCTTGCGGGCGGCACTTCCGGCCGCGCCCGCCAGGCCCGCGTCGAAGGCCTGGGCCACCACGTCGCTGCCCAAGAGAAGCATGACGGCCTCCTCCACGCTGAAGCGCAGCGGCGGCAGGAAGTAGCCGGGCATCAGGGTGTAGCCCTGTCCGGGGAGGCTGACGATGGGCACCCCGGCCTCGTTCAGGGCGAGCACGTCGCGGTAGATGGTCCGCCTGGACACGTCGAGTTGCCGGGCGAGGTCCTCGGCGCGCGCCCGATCACGTCCTTGCAGTTCGAGGACGATGGCGAGCAGACGGTCGGTGCGGTTCACGCACCTTCAGTGTAAGGGAGCGGGTCCTCCTCACTGGGCTGGAAAGCCGCGTCTCAGTCGTTCTTTCTTGCCCAACGCATCGAAACTCCTGAGTCTTGTACGGTTCTCAACCACGCGAAGCGGGAGGTGTGGCGCCCTGCGTTCAAGGTCTCCTCCCGAGCAGGTCGCGGTTCACAGCAACCAGTACACCAGGGTGTCGTACAGTCCCACGGCGATGAACACTGCCCCCGCCAAGGGCGTGCCCAGCCGCGAGGCGCGGCGCAGCCCGCCCACGTACGCCCGTCCACCCCCCGCACCCGGCAGGAACGCGACGAGCACGAGCAGGGGAAGGGTCATGCCCAGCGCGAACGCGACCGGGTAGAGCGCGCCGAGCGGCGCGGTCACCGCGAGCGGGACGGTCATGCCGAAGAAGAGCAGGAAGAGCGTCGGGCAGAACGCGAGGCTGAACGCCAGGCCCAGCACGAAGGCACCCAGCGTTCCCCGCCGCAGCCGGGCGCGGGCCTCCACCTGACCGGCGAGACGGCCACCCACCGCGAGGCGCGGGCGAATCACGCCGATGAGCACCAGGCCGACGAGCAGCATCAGCGGGCCCAGCACCCGCCGGACCCCCATGAAAAACGGGCCCGGGGCCTGCATTGCCCCGCCCAGGGCGTAGACGGCCACGCTCCCAAGCAACAGGTACACCAGCACGCGCGCGAGCACGAAGGCCAGGCTGCGCGGCCATGCCCCCCGGCGTGCCCGTCCCGCGCGACGTATGCTAGGGTCGCCGCGCCGGTCGAGAGCTGGCAGGGAGCAGTGGCGGCGAGCAGGCCCAGCAGGAACGGCGTGAGGAGCGAGGCGCCCGTCTGGGCCCGCAGGCGGCCGATGGGCTCGGCCAGGACGGCGTTGAGCGTGCCGCTCAGCCGGTAGAGGTCCCCGGCGGCCTCCCGCAAGGTCGGGGCCAGGGCGGGCCACCCGAGGACGAGCCCCAGGAACGCCAGGCCCAGCGCCAGCGGGCCCGTCCAGCGGGGGACCCTCAGCGGTTCCAAGACCGTCCCCCGTCCGCCGAGCGGTGCACGGTGCCGCTCTCACCCGCGGCGTACAGCCTCGTCTCGTCCTGCGGGTCCGCCGTGACCAGCAGCGCACCTTCCGGCAGGTTCAGGTTCGTCCAGCTGGCCCCCTGATCCTCCGAACGTGCCACCCCGGCGGGACCAGCCACGTACACGTGACCGCTGACCGGATGAACGTCCAGGCCCGAACCGGCCGCCTGCGGCGCCGCACCGGCGCGTTGCCAGGTCGCGCCGTCGTCCGAGACCATCAGCCCGGCCTCCAGCGTGAGGGCGTAGAGGCGCGGAGGCGAACCTGGACCCGCGGCGAGAGTCATCGCGCCCGCCGTGGCCGGGGACACGGGGCTCCAGTCCGCGCCGTTCTCAGTCCGGTACAGGCCTCGACCGGCCAGGTTCGCGTACCAGACGTTCGGCGTGTCGGGCGCCACGGCGAACCCGTGGATGTCGGTACCCGGCAGGTTCCCGAAGCCCTGGTCCTGCCAGGTCTGCCCGCCGTCACGGCTGACCTTCAGGACGTCATGCCCGGCCATGACGAGAACGCCCGGCGCCCGCGGCGACGCGGCGAGGGCCATCGCGTCCCCGCCCCCACCGGGGGGACCCCAGGTCCGGCCCCCGTCCAGGCTCGCCGAGACGCCCGCGTGCTGGCCGTACAGCAGGCGCCCGTCCGGGAGGGCCCGCAGGACGTGGAAGTCCCCGCCCAGACGTTCTGCCGCACCCGTGGCGTCCCCGCGCGTGGACCACCACAGCCCGGCGCTGATGGGTGCCGTGCTCAGGAGGGCCGCCGTAAGCAGCGCTGCGGCCCGTCGGGGTGGGCGTGCCTTCGTCGTCACGTCAGCGCCTCACCGGCCTGCCCGGGACGACGGCAGCGACCGGGACCCATGCGGGTCGAGGGGCCGGTCCGGGCTGGGACCCGAGGTTCCGGGAGGACCGGCCCGGACGCAGCAGCAGGAGAGCCGCCGCGTACGCGGCGGCCAGCCCCCAGGGCAGCACGCCCTCGAACGTCACGGGGAACAGAGCGAGGTCCACCCCGGCGGCGACCAGGCCCACGCCCGATCAGCGCCTTTTCGTTGATGCGCAGGAGCTTCATCGGGACCATGCTAGAAAACGTGTGTTCAACTTCGGTAAAGCCCTGCGGTCCACCCTGAAGCTGTCCGGGCGCCTCTGCGCCCGTGGGCGGCCGTGT contains:
- a CDS encoding WD40/YVTN/BNR-like repeat-containing protein, encoding MTTKARPPRRAAALLTAALLSTAPISAGLWWSTRGDATGAAERLGGDFHVLRALPDGRLLYGQHAGVSASLDGGRTWGPPGGGGDAMALAASPRAPGVLVMAGHDVLKVSRDGGQTWQDQGFGNLPGTDIHGFAVAPDTPNVWYANLAGRGLYRTENGADWSPVSPATAGAMTLAAGPGSPPRLYALTLEAGLMVSDDGATWQRAGAAPQAAGSGLDVHPVSGHVYVAGPAGVARSEDQGASWTNLNLPEGALLVTADPQDETRLYAAGESGTVHRSADGGRSWNR
- a CDS encoding sulfite exporter TauE/SafE family protein, producing the protein MLARVLVYLLLGSVAVYALGGAMQAPGPFFMGVRRVLGPLMLLVGLVLIGVIRPRLAVGGRLAGQVEARARLRRGTLGAFVLGLAFSLAFCPTLFLLFFGMTVPLAVTAPLGALYPVAFALGMTLPLLVLVAFLPGAGGGRAYVGGLRRASRLGTPLAGAVFIAVGLYDTLVYWLL